In a genomic window of Sutcliffiella sp. FSL R7-0096:
- a CDS encoding adenine deaminase C-terminal domain-containing protein, which translates to MHEQAYRWKSKKIREQVSVIDGKKAPTILLTNATYLNVQLKTWMTANIWIHEDRIVYVGDELPANTKNTEVVNCESFYLVPGYIEPHVHPFQLYNPLSFAQYASKLGTTTFVNDNLMLTLQMNKKKAFTFIEKMNKTAATMYWWCRFDAQTEIKNEEQIFSNPNMKSWLDHPLVMQGGELTSWPKLMAGDDMILQWVQEAKARRKPVEGHFPGASEKTLTKMQLLGIHSDHEAMNGADVIKRISQGYHASLRYSSIRPDLPLILEELEAAGVHYYDQTFFNTDGSTPSFYESGVIDRTIAIALDKGVPPIEAYRMASYNAARHFSIDSLHGSIAPGRIANINFLKAKEEPTPVSVLSKGIWVTRENKTNAEAFPEQDWNSLGLEPLKLDWDLSIDDLQFSMAMGMEMVNEVIIKPYTISVDVSGDRLSTRHDESFLMLIDRAGKWRVNTIIKGFGTHVQGFASSYSNTGDIVLIGKDKVAMMKAFQQMKELGGGMVLVEDGEVICDIPLPLAGGMSNCDMEGLMKQETELRNQLFARGYGFNDPIYTLLFLSSTHLPYIRITPRGIYDVMNKTVLFPSIMR; encoded by the coding sequence ATGCATGAACAAGCATATCGATGGAAAAGCAAAAAAATTCGAGAACAGGTTTCGGTGATCGACGGAAAGAAAGCACCGACCATTCTCCTTACCAATGCCACATACCTTAATGTGCAATTGAAGACTTGGATGACAGCGAATATCTGGATCCATGAAGACCGAATCGTCTATGTAGGCGACGAGCTTCCTGCTAACACGAAAAACACGGAAGTGGTCAATTGTGAGTCGTTCTACCTGGTGCCAGGATATATAGAGCCTCATGTACATCCGTTTCAACTTTATAATCCCCTTTCCTTTGCGCAATATGCATCGAAATTGGGAACAACGACATTCGTTAATGATAATTTAATGCTTACTTTGCAGATGAACAAAAAGAAAGCGTTTACTTTTATAGAAAAAATGAATAAAACAGCTGCTACCATGTATTGGTGGTGCCGATTTGATGCGCAGACCGAAATCAAGAATGAGGAGCAAATCTTTTCCAATCCGAATATGAAAAGCTGGTTGGATCATCCTCTCGTGATGCAGGGAGGCGAACTGACCAGCTGGCCGAAGTTGATGGCGGGCGACGACATGATCCTGCAATGGGTCCAAGAGGCAAAAGCGCGAAGAAAGCCGGTGGAAGGTCATTTTCCAGGGGCGTCGGAAAAGACGTTGACGAAAATGCAGCTGCTTGGTATCCACAGCGACCACGAAGCAATGAATGGAGCGGATGTCATCAAGCGGATCTCCCAAGGCTACCATGCCTCCCTCCGCTATTCATCCATCAGGCCGGATCTTCCATTAATATTGGAAGAGTTAGAGGCTGCTGGTGTCCATTATTATGATCAAACATTTTTCAATACTGATGGTTCGACTCCAAGCTTTTATGAAAGCGGTGTCATCGACAGAACCATCGCTATCGCGCTCGATAAGGGAGTTCCGCCCATCGAAGCATACCGGATGGCTTCCTATAATGCGGCAAGGCACTTCTCGATCGACTCGCTTCACGGCAGCATCGCACCGGGGCGAATTGCCAACATCAACTTCCTGAAGGCAAAAGAGGAGCCGACACCGGTGTCTGTCTTATCCAAAGGGATTTGGGTGACAAGGGAGAACAAAACGAACGCAGAGGCGTTTCCAGAGCAAGATTGGAATTCCCTTGGTCTTGAGCCACTTAAACTCGACTGGGACCTTTCCATCGATGACCTTCAATTTTCCATGGCCATGGGAATGGAAATGGTTAACGAAGTCATCATCAAACCATATACTATATCGGTGGATGTTTCAGGGGACCGTTTATCAACTAGGCATGACGAGTCATTCCTCATGCTCATCGACCGGGCTGGGAAGTGGCGTGTGAATACAATCATCAAAGGCTTCGGCACACATGTGCAAGGATTTGCGAGTTCGTATTCAAACACAGGTGACATCGTTTTGATCGGAAAAGACAAGGTAGCGATGATGAAGGCTTTTCAACAGATGAAGGAGCTTGGCGGGGGAATGGTGCTCGTCGAGGATGGGGAGGTCATTTGCGATATTCCGCTACCACTGGCTGGGGGCATGTCCAACTGTGACATGGAGGGTCTGATGAAGCAGGAAACGGAATTGCGAAATCAGCTGTTTGCAAGGGGCTATGGCTTCAATGACCCTATCTATACCTTACTATTTTTGTCCTCCACACATCTTCCTTATATTAGAATAACACCTAGAGGAATATACGATGTGATGAATAAAACGGTACTCTTTCCGTCAATAATGCGTTAA
- the purD gene encoding phosphoribosylamine--glycine ligase, with protein sequence MKVLVIGKGGREHAIAWKFAQSPSVSEIFIAPGNVGMQAIGNLVPIQESDTDALVHFAKVNKIDLTMVGPEVPLLNGIVDAFQAEGLLVFGPTKAAALIEGSKGFAKDLMKKYGIPTAGYETFTEYEEARAYIESKGAPIVLKADGLAAGKGVVVAMTEKEALDAVYEMMAQSKFGEASAKLVVEEFLEGEEFSFMAFVNGEKVYPMVIAQDHKRAYDGDQGPNTGGMGAYSPVPQIPDSVVEEALQTVLLPTANAMVNEGRPFVGILYAGLILTKQGPKVIEFNARFGDPETQVVLPRLESDLGEVLTGVLRGEDLELKWSEKSVVGVVMASIGYPEAYENGAVIEGLDQVAEQGSGLVFHAGTEARDGKLLTNGGRVLLVAAQSDSLEKAQKTAYEELSKVKCENLFYRRDIANKAIASGVSS encoded by the coding sequence ATGAAAGTATTGGTAATCGGAAAAGGCGGCCGCGAACACGCCATTGCCTGGAAATTCGCCCAAAGCCCATCCGTATCAGAAATCTTCATCGCTCCAGGGAATGTCGGCATGCAAGCGATTGGTAACCTTGTACCGATCCAAGAATCCGACACGGATGCTCTCGTTCATTTTGCAAAAGTAAACAAAATTGACCTGACCATGGTAGGACCTGAAGTACCTTTATTGAACGGAATCGTCGATGCTTTCCAGGCGGAGGGTTTGCTAGTATTCGGTCCAACCAAGGCCGCAGCCCTCATTGAAGGAAGCAAAGGCTTTGCCAAAGATCTCATGAAAAAATACGGAATTCCGACAGCTGGCTATGAAACGTTCACAGAGTACGAGGAAGCAAGAGCGTATATTGAAAGCAAGGGAGCGCCAATTGTGCTGAAGGCGGATGGTCTTGCGGCAGGAAAAGGCGTGGTGGTCGCGATGACCGAAAAAGAGGCGCTTGATGCGGTGTATGAAATGATGGCACAGTCCAAATTCGGGGAAGCCTCTGCCAAGCTGGTTGTGGAAGAGTTTTTAGAAGGGGAAGAATTCTCGTTCATGGCATTTGTTAACGGTGAGAAGGTCTACCCGATGGTCATCGCCCAGGATCATAAGCGTGCATATGACGGGGATCAAGGGCCGAATACAGGTGGGATGGGGGCCTATTCACCAGTACCACAAATACCGGATTCTGTTGTGGAAGAGGCGTTGCAAACGGTGTTGCTTCCGACGGCAAATGCAATGGTGAACGAAGGGCGTCCATTCGTTGGAATCTTATATGCAGGGTTGATTTTGACAAAGCAGGGGCCAAAGGTGATTGAGTTCAATGCCCGCTTTGGAGATCCAGAGACGCAAGTGGTATTGCCGAGATTGGAATCAGACCTAGGTGAAGTGTTGACAGGAGTTTTACGTGGAGAAGATCTTGAACTAAAATGGTCGGAAAAGTCTGTGGTCGGAGTGGTCATGGCATCCATTGGATATCCGGAAGCCTATGAAAATGGAGCGGTCATTGAAGGGCTTGATCAAGTGGCAGAACAAGGGTCTGGCCTTGTCTTTCATGCAGGCACAGAAGCCCGTGATGGGAAACTTTTGACCAACGGGGGACGAGTACTGCTTGTTGCGGCACAGAGCGACAGCCTGGAAAAAGCGCAAAAAACAGCATATGAAGAACTGAGTAAAGTGAAGTGTGAGAACCTTTTCTACCGGAGAGACATCGCCAACAAAGCTATTGCGTCCGGCGTTTCCTCTTAA
- a CDS encoding DUF3048 domain-containing protein — translation MLFLAGCQSGNSDVDTAKEPQEDNKQVVQEEEKVGTEVSEPLETAPLTGEAVEEKVDARPVAVMVNNDGKARPQSGLHKADIVYEVLAEGDITRFLAIFHSEMPDTVGPVRSARDYFVDLTKGYDALYVFHGWSPAAKEKIENKEVDGINGLTYDGSLFKRASFRKAPHNSYITSENIKKGADQLNYSLQAEVPSFTFLKEGQTNELDGTAAEQITIEYSSRKTTHVDYKYDETRNAYVRYSAGEKLTDLETMEEIIAHNVFIVETPHIVIDDQGRKEIDITSGGNGVLIQNGERFDVEWKSVDGKILPFANGEQVPLAPGKTWIQVVPDLKIVTY, via the coding sequence ATGCTTTTTTTAGCAGGCTGTCAATCAGGTAATTCCGATGTTGATACAGCAAAAGAGCCGCAGGAAGATAACAAGCAAGTGGTCCAAGAGGAAGAAAAAGTGGGGACAGAGGTTTCTGAACCACTCGAAACAGCTCCACTGACAGGAGAAGCGGTGGAAGAGAAAGTAGATGCACGTCCTGTTGCCGTCATGGTCAATAACGATGGGAAGGCACGACCACAATCAGGACTTCACAAAGCCGATATTGTGTATGAAGTGCTTGCAGAGGGTGATATTACAAGATTTCTCGCCATTTTTCACAGTGAAATGCCCGATACGGTAGGACCTGTAAGGAGTGCAAGGGATTATTTCGTAGATTTGACAAAAGGCTATGATGCCCTTTACGTGTTCCACGGCTGGAGTCCGGCAGCCAAAGAGAAAATAGAAAATAAAGAAGTGGATGGAATCAATGGTTTGACCTACGATGGGTCGTTGTTCAAACGCGCAAGCTTCCGTAAAGCGCCGCATAATTCCTATATCACCTCTGAAAATATTAAAAAAGGTGCAGATCAGCTGAATTATTCTTTACAAGCAGAGGTACCCTCCTTTACATTCTTAAAGGAAGGTCAAACCAATGAGCTTGATGGAACGGCTGCTGAACAAATAACAATAGAATACTCATCAAGAAAAACCACACATGTTGACTATAAATATGATGAAACTAGAAATGCATATGTCCGTTATAGTGCAGGCGAGAAACTTACGGATCTTGAAACGATGGAAGAGATTATCGCTCATAACGTTTTCATTGTTGAGACGCCACATATCGTGATAGATGACCAGGGAAGAAAAGAAATCGATATTACATCCGGTGGAAACGGGGTGCTGATCCAAAACGGAGAACGCTTTGATGTGGAGTGGAAATCGGTGGATGGAAAAATTCTCCCTTTTGCCAATGGCGAACAGGTTCCGCTCGCTCCGGGGAAAACGTGGATTCAGGTCGTTCCAGACTTAAAAATCGTCACATACTAG
- the pcrA gene encoding DNA helicase PcrA yields MQYLSQRLLEGLNPMQKEAVKKTDGPLLIMAGAGSGKTKVLTHRIAYLMTEKQVAPWNILAITFTNKAAREMKERVEKLLGPAAEDIWISTFHSMCVRILRRDIDRIGINRNFTILDTTDQLSVIKNILKDRNIDPKKFEPRTILGTISSAKNELMNPEQYAKQPLGPYEQQVAEIYTDYQKRLKKNQALDFDDLIMTTIHLFKRVPEVLEYYQRKFQYIHVDEYQDTNRAQYTLVNLLADRLKNLCVVGDSDQSIYRWRGADIANILSFEKDYPNAEVVLLEQNYRSTKRILEAANRVIDNNIGRKKKNLWTENDEGQKIIHYQADSEKSEAQFVVGKMRELMQKDPTRTLGDFAILYRTNAQSRVMEEMLLMSNINYTIVGGTKFYDRKEIKDILAYLRLIANPDDDISLQRIVNVPKRGIGATTVDKIANYAAQHDISIYTALAEVDLIGVSGRATSQLKEFRALIEGYVQMQEYISVTELVEEVLEKSGYREMLKADKTIESQSRLENIDEFLSVTKNFEEKYDDKSLVAFLTDLALVADIDKLDEEDPAQQEGVILMTLHAAKGLEFPVVFLIGMEEGVFPHSRSLFEEAEMEEERRLAYVGITRAEEQLFITNAQMRTLFGRTNINPPSRFIKEIPEELLESQEPKEAASRQTPFGGGRGSSFGGSASPFGGGSATGRGRAATPASQTARRTTAPSRGLTATGGESLDWMVGDKAEHKKWGIGTVVSVKGDGDSKELDIAFPSPTGIKRLLAKFAPVTKVQ; encoded by the coding sequence ATGCAATATTTAAGTCAGAGGCTTCTTGAAGGGCTAAACCCGATGCAAAAAGAAGCAGTGAAGAAAACGGACGGACCCTTACTCATCATGGCCGGAGCGGGAAGTGGTAAAACCAAGGTGCTGACGCATCGAATCGCCTACCTGATGACCGAAAAACAGGTGGCGCCTTGGAATATCCTTGCGATCACCTTTACGAATAAAGCAGCCCGCGAAATGAAAGAACGGGTGGAAAAACTACTGGGACCTGCAGCGGAAGATATCTGGATTTCCACTTTCCACTCCATGTGTGTGCGCATCCTGCGCCGCGACATTGACCGCATCGGGATAAATCGTAATTTTACCATACTTGATACGACCGACCAGTTGTCAGTCATCAAAAACATTTTAAAAGACCGCAATATTGATCCGAAAAAGTTCGAGCCAAGAACAATTCTAGGTACCATCAGCTCTGCAAAAAATGAACTGATGAACCCAGAGCAATACGCAAAACAGCCGCTTGGACCATACGAGCAGCAGGTTGCGGAAATCTATACAGACTACCAAAAGAGGCTGAAAAAGAACCAGGCACTTGATTTTGACGACCTGATCATGACGACCATTCACTTGTTCAAGCGTGTGCCGGAAGTGCTCGAATACTACCAGCGCAAGTTCCAATACATCCACGTGGACGAGTATCAGGATACGAACAGAGCGCAATATACCCTGGTCAATCTTTTAGCGGACCGTCTGAAAAATCTTTGTGTGGTAGGGGATTCCGATCAATCCATCTATCGCTGGCGCGGGGCGGATATCGCGAATATCCTTTCCTTTGAAAAAGACTACCCGAATGCGGAAGTCGTGCTGCTTGAACAGAATTACCGTTCTACAAAACGTATTTTAGAAGCGGCTAACCGGGTGATAGATAATAACATCGGTCGGAAAAAGAAAAACCTTTGGACGGAAAATGACGAAGGTCAAAAAATCATCCATTATCAAGCGGATTCAGAGAAATCGGAAGCACAGTTTGTGGTCGGGAAAATGCGGGAACTCATGCAAAAGGATCCAACACGAACGCTTGGCGACTTTGCGATCCTCTACCGTACAAATGCCCAATCTCGTGTGATGGAGGAAATGCTCCTCATGTCCAACATCAATTACACGATCGTCGGCGGGACCAAGTTCTACGACCGCAAAGAGATCAAGGATATCCTTGCTTACCTTCGCCTGATTGCCAACCCGGACGATGACATCAGCTTACAACGAATAGTCAACGTACCAAAGCGTGGCATCGGGGCAACAACCGTCGATAAGATCGCCAATTACGCTGCGCAGCATGATATCTCCATCTACACGGCCCTTGCAGAGGTGGACCTGATCGGCGTGAGTGGACGTGCAACTTCACAACTGAAAGAGTTCCGCGCACTTATTGAGGGATATGTTCAAATGCAAGAGTATATCTCTGTAACGGAACTTGTGGAAGAGGTACTCGAGAAATCGGGCTATCGCGAAATGCTGAAGGCTGACAAAACAATTGAATCCCAAAGCAGATTGGAAAACATCGATGAGTTCCTGTCTGTTACGAAAAACTTTGAAGAAAAGTACGATGACAAGAGCTTGGTGGCATTCCTTACAGACCTGGCACTTGTTGCGGATATTGATAAATTGGATGAGGAAGACCCAGCACAGCAGGAAGGGGTTATTTTAATGACCCTCCATGCTGCAAAAGGACTGGAGTTCCCGGTTGTATTCCTGATTGGTATGGAGGAAGGGGTATTCCCTCACAGCCGTTCCTTGTTTGAAGAAGCGGAGATGGAAGAGGAACGCCGCCTTGCATATGTAGGAATCACGCGTGCCGAAGAGCAGCTGTTCATCACAAATGCCCAGATGCGTACCCTGTTCGGACGTACAAACATCAACCCGCCATCCCGTTTTATTAAAGAGATCCCGGAAGAATTGTTAGAAAGTCAGGAACCGAAAGAAGCTGCGTCCAGACAAACGCCATTCGGCGGTGGCCGTGGTTCAAGTTTTGGAGGCTCTGCTTCCCCGTTTGGAGGAGGATCCGCAACAGGAAGAGGAAGAGCCGCAACTCCCGCTTCCCAAACAGCTCGCCGTACGACAGCACCATCGCGTGGCCTTACCGCAACAGGTGGAGAAAGCTTGGACTGGATGGTAGGGGACAAAGCGGAACATAAAAAATGGGGAATCGGAACCGTTGTCAGCGTAAAAGGCGACGGCGACAGCAAGGAACTCGACATCGCGTTCCCAAGCCCAACAGGCATCAAACGCCTCCTTGCGAAATTTGCGCCTGTAACGAAGGTTCAATAG
- a CDS encoding EYxxD motif small membrane protein, producing MLEYLTDMSFVLATIIGGIVAILYVFVKRKRRTQ from the coding sequence ATGCTCGAGTATTTAACGGATATGTCGTTTGTGTTGGCGACGATCATTGGTGGGATTGTTGCCATTTTGTATGTGTTTGTTAAGAGGAAACGCCGGACGCAATAG
- a CDS encoding heptaprenylglyceryl phosphate synthase, producing MEIREWKHVFKLDPNKEISDEDLELVCESGTDAILVGGTDGVTLDNVLSLMSRVRRYSLPCALEVSTIESVTPGFDFYFIPSVLNSRRTEWVTDLHIEALKEYGDIMNWEEIVAEGYCILNADCKAAKLTEAKTDLDREDVIAYARLAEKMFNLPIFYLEYSGTYGDVEMVQAAKQTLEKTQLFYGGGISTAERAKEMAAHADTVVVGNAVYDNLKEALKTVDAVKNK from the coding sequence ATGGAAATACGTGAGTGGAAGCACGTTTTTAAATTGGATCCAAACAAAGAGATATCGGACGAAGATTTAGAGCTTGTGTGCGAATCCGGTACCGATGCCATCCTTGTCGGCGGTACGGATGGGGTCACGCTTGATAATGTGCTGAGCCTGATGAGCAGGGTGAGAAGATATTCGTTGCCATGTGCATTGGAGGTATCCACCATTGAATCGGTCACACCGGGATTCGATTTTTATTTTATCCCAAGTGTGTTGAACAGTAGAAGGACAGAATGGGTCACGGACCTTCACATAGAAGCGCTAAAAGAGTATGGTGACATCATGAACTGGGAGGAGATCGTGGCAGAAGGATACTGCATCCTCAATGCCGACTGTAAAGCTGCCAAACTGACAGAGGCAAAAACAGACCTTGACAGGGAAGATGTCATCGCCTATGCAAGACTAGCGGAGAAGATGTTTAATCTTCCTATCTTTTACTTAGAATATAGTGGGACGTACGGGGACGTGGAAATGGTCCAGGCGGCGAAACAAACGCTAGAAAAAACACAGCTCTTTTACGGAGGCGGCATTTCCACAGCCGAACGCGCCAAAGAAATGGCAGCCCACGCCGATACTGTCGTAGTCGGAAACGCAGTATATGATAACTTGAAAGAAGCTTTGAAGACCGTGGACGCGGTGAAAAATAAGTAG
- the ligA gene encoding NAD-dependent DNA ligase LigA: MEREQAEKRVRELHDVLNQYNYEYHVLDKPSVSDAEYDSLLQELLTLEKDYPELQTSDSPTQRVGGNILEMFNKVEHRTPMLSLGNAFNEEDLRDFDRRVKQAVGEDVTYVCELKIDGLAVSLRYEDGLFVLGATRGDGTTGEDITMNLKTIKSIPLRLKEPVTMEVRGEAYMPMNSFEKLNAAKMEREEEPFANPRNAAAGSLRQLDPKIAASRNLSVYVYSLADAGETGVDSHSEALDYLDKLGFKTNTERKICTSIEEVLEYVTAWHTKRPDLSYDIDGIVIKVDNTEHQEQLGFTAKSPRWAIAYKFPAEEVTTKLLDIELNIGRTGVVTPTAILEPVRVAGTTVQRASLHNEDLIREKDIKLGDTVIVKKAGDIIPEVVNVLVEQRTGEERDFAMPTHCPECESELVRIEGEVALRCINPKCPAQIREGLIHFVSRNAMNIDGLGEKVIAQLFRENLIEDVADLYKLTKEQLLELERMGEKSADNLISAIEKTKDNSLERLLFGLGIRLVGAKAAKTLAQEFDHMDRLASLTKDELTAIHEIGDKMADSIVTYFEQPEVSELLSELKELGVNMAYKGPKPVSVEDVDSYFAGKTIVLTGKLEEMSRNDAKAAIEQLGGKVTGSVSKNTHLVIAGEDAGSKLTKAQELGVEVWNEAQMLKEIQS; the protein is encoded by the coding sequence ATGGAAAGAGAACAAGCTGAAAAACGGGTTCGCGAGCTGCATGATGTGCTGAACCAATATAACTATGAATATCATGTACTGGATAAACCGTCCGTTTCAGATGCCGAATACGACTCCCTTTTACAGGAGCTGCTGACGCTTGAGAAGGATTATCCAGAGCTGCAAACATCGGACTCCCCGACTCAGCGTGTGGGAGGAAATATTCTTGAGATGTTCAACAAGGTCGAGCATCGCACCCCGATGCTCAGCCTTGGCAATGCCTTCAACGAGGAAGACCTGCGTGATTTCGACCGCCGGGTCAAACAGGCTGTCGGCGAGGATGTCACATATGTTTGCGAACTGAAAATTGACGGTCTTGCCGTATCCCTGCGTTATGAGGATGGCCTGTTCGTCCTTGGAGCGACCCGTGGGGATGGGACAACTGGTGAGGATATCACGATGAACCTCAAAACGATCAAATCGATCCCGTTGCGTTTAAAAGAGCCGGTGACGATGGAGGTTCGCGGAGAAGCATATATGCCAATGAACTCTTTTGAAAAGCTAAATGCGGCGAAAATGGAGCGCGAAGAAGAGCCATTTGCCAACCCGCGTAATGCGGCGGCAGGATCTTTACGACAGCTTGATCCAAAAATTGCTGCATCCCGTAACTTGTCCGTGTATGTCTACAGCCTTGCGGATGCCGGTGAGACAGGTGTGGATTCCCACAGTGAGGCCTTGGATTATCTAGATAAACTTGGCTTTAAAACAAATACGGAAAGAAAAATTTGCACTTCCATCGAAGAAGTTTTGGAATATGTCACAGCTTGGCACACAAAACGCCCAGATCTGTCGTATGATATAGACGGTATCGTTATTAAAGTGGACAACACCGAGCATCAGGAACAGCTTGGTTTTACTGCAAAAAGCCCTAGATGGGCAATTGCGTACAAGTTTCCTGCAGAGGAAGTGACCACGAAGCTACTTGATATCGAACTGAATATCGGCCGTACAGGGGTGGTGACACCAACTGCTATCCTCGAACCGGTTCGTGTGGCGGGTACGACGGTCCAACGCGCGTCCTTACATAATGAAGACCTCATCCGTGAAAAGGACATCAAGCTTGGAGATACCGTCATTGTCAAAAAAGCAGGAGACATCATCCCGGAAGTGGTGAATGTACTTGTAGAGCAAAGGACCGGCGAAGAACGAGATTTTGCGATGCCGACACACTGCCCGGAATGTGAGAGCGAACTTGTCCGCATCGAAGGGGAAGTGGCGTTGCGCTGCATCAACCCGAAGTGTCCGGCACAGATTCGTGAGGGATTGATCCATTTTGTATCCCGTAATGCCATGAACATCGATGGTCTAGGGGAAAAGGTGATTGCCCAGCTTTTCCGCGAGAACCTGATTGAAGATGTGGCAGATCTTTATAAATTAACAAAAGAACAGCTTTTGGAGCTCGAGCGGATGGGTGAGAAGTCTGCGGACAACCTGATTTCTGCTATCGAAAAGACGAAGGATAACTCGCTTGAACGCCTTCTGTTCGGCCTTGGAATCCGTCTGGTCGGAGCCAAAGCCGCCAAAACATTGGCGCAGGAATTTGACCATATGGATCGACTTGCAAGTTTGACGAAGGATGAGCTTACAGCCATCCACGAGATCGGCGATAAGATGGCAGACTCCATTGTGACCTATTTTGAACAGCCGGAAGTGTCAGAGTTGCTTTCAGAGCTGAAAGAACTTGGTGTCAACATGGCGTATAAAGGACCGAAGCCTGTGAGTGTGGAAGACGTTGATTCTTATTTTGCAGGAAAAACGATCGTCCTGACAGGAAAGCTGGAAGAAATGTCACGAAATGATGCCAAAGCAGCCATTGAGCAGCTTGGCGGAAAAGTGACCGGAAGTGTCAGCAAAAACACCCATCTCGTCATTGCGGGAGAAGATGCGGGCTCTAAGCTTACAAAAGCGCAGGAGCTTGGGGTAGAAGTTTGGAATGAAGCACAAATGCTTAAGGAAATACAATCATAA
- a CDS encoding DUF2892 domain-containing protein, whose amino-acid sequence MKVKPNISIINAMIRITAGFATLAWITSKMVRRPHRDSYKFVALLAGMKIAEGILRYCPMTQGFERLQEYRNDHNSENNHYNFDFDDFEANVGGGESGGADSFNPS is encoded by the coding sequence ATGAAGGTTAAACCGAATATCAGTATCATCAATGCCATGATCCGTATCACAGCAGGCTTTGCAACACTGGCCTGGATCACTAGTAAAATGGTCCGTCGTCCACACCGCGACTCCTACAAGTTTGTTGCTCTACTTGCAGGAATGAAAATCGCCGAAGGCATCCTGCGCTACTGCCCGATGACACAAGGCTTCGAACGCTTGCAAGAATACCGCAATGACCACAACAGCGAAAACAACCACTACAACTTCGACTTCGACGACTTCGAAGCCAACGTAGGTGGCGGAGAAAGCGGCGGCGCTGATTCTTTTAATCCGTCTTAA
- a CDS encoding YerC/YecD family TrpR-related protein, whose amino-acid sequence MQINKLRGKELDQLFESILSLKDMEECYRFFDDLCTINEIQSLAQRLEVARMLRDGFTYHKIETETGASTATISRVKRCLNYGNDAYEMALERIAEEKKAEEI is encoded by the coding sequence ATGCAAATCAATAAACTACGTGGAAAAGAACTCGATCAACTTTTCGAATCCATTCTTTCCTTAAAAGATATGGAAGAATGCTATCGCTTTTTCGATGATCTCTGTACCATCAACGAAATTCAATCTTTGGCACAACGCCTTGAAGTGGCAAGAATGCTGAGAGACGGTTTCACTTACCATAAGATCGAAACCGAAACAGGTGCAAGTACAGCAACGATCTCCCGTGTGAAGCGTTGCTTGAACTACGGAAATGACGCTTACGAGATGGCGCTTGAGCGTATTGCGGAAGAAAAGAAAGCAGAAGAAATATAA